A part of Aspergillus flavus chromosome 1, complete sequence genomic DNA contains:
- a CDS encoding Prefoldin: protein MSLPNEALQKLLQELENRIVTSQQQIGIAKAQVTTKQKAIRLLDLTSSEMSSLPKDTPVYEGVGKMFVGVPMSTVDKRLVAEKAELKSDVSGLEKKLSSLEMTHKNSMEHYERFVKSGGKA from the exons ATGTCTCTACCAAATGAAGCTCTGCAAAAG CTCCTTCAAGAACTTGAAAATCGTATAGTTACCTCCCAACAACAGATCGGGATCGCCAAGGCCCAAGTGACCACAAAACAGAAGGCTATCAGACTGCTAGACTTGACGTCTAGTGAGATGAGCTCATTGCCTAAGGACACACCTGTCTACGAAGGTGTAGGGAAGAT GTTCGTGGGCGTCCCGATGTCGACGGTTGATAAACGCTTGGTGGCCGAGAAGGCGGAACTCAAGTCGGATGTGTCGGGGTTGGAAAAGAAGTTGAGTTCGCTGGAGATGACACATAAGAACAGTATGGAGCATTATGAGCGGTTTGTGAAGTCCGGTGGTAAGGCTTGA
- a CDS encoding putative mitochondrial carrier protein, with the protein MSNSAVYAVPQVKKTSATTTSKTTFHFAAGLCSGLSSAILLQPADLLKTRVQQSQNAALLPTIKSIISSPNGIRGLWRGTLPSALRTGFGSALYFTSLNALRQGLAHTGVPVALSSASANGKGVASSSALPKLSNSANLATGAAARVAAGFVMMPVTVLKVRYESSYYAYGSLYSAGRDILRTEGVRGLFAGFGATAARDAPYAGLYVLFYEQLKRRFASLADSGTGDQSLKSSSSSINFVSGALAAGLATAITNPFDAVKTRLQLMPNKYGNMMRAVKLMVHEDGVRSLLGGLGLRITRKALSSALAWTVYEELILRAEKHWATRD; encoded by the exons ATGTCGAACAGCGCTGTATATGCAGTGCCGCAGGTGAAAAAGACCTCTGCCACTACGA CATCAAAAACTACCTTTCATTTCGCCGCCGGCCTTTGCTCCGGCCTCAGCTCCGCCATCCTCCTCCAGCCAGCAGACCTCCTCAAGACCCGAGTCCAGCAGTCTCAGAATGCCGCACTTCTACCGACAATAAAGTCCATCATCTCTTCTCCAAATGGAATCCGCGGCTTATGGCGTGGAACCCTTCCCTCCGCACTCCGCACAGGCTTCGGCTCGGCGCTCTATTTCACCAGTCTCAATGCCCTACGACAAGGTTTAGCGCATACCGGGGTCCCGGTCGCCCTTTCCAGCGCTAGTGCAAACGGTAAAGGCGTGGCATCTTCGTCTGCTCTTCCAAAGCTGTCGAACTCGGCCAACCTTGCTACGGGCGCGGCCGCTCGCGTTGCGGCAGGATTTGTGATGATGCCCGTCACCGTTCTGAAAGTACGCTACGAGTCGAGCTACTACGCATATGGCAGTCTGTACAGCGCAGGGCGCGATATCCTTCGCACAGAAGGTGTGCGAGGACTTTTTGCTGGGTTTGGGGCAACCGCTGCACGTGATGCCCCCTACGCAGGGCTCTATGTTCTTTTCTACGAGCAGCTGAAGCGGCGCTTCGCATCGCTGGCCGACTCCGGAACTGGTGACCAATCGCTAAAgtcgtcgtcctcatcgATTAACTTTGTCTCTGGAGCATTGGCGGCTGGCCTTGCTACCGCGATCACTAATCCGTTTGATGCGGTTAAGACTCGACTGCAACTTATGCCGAACAAGTACGGAAACATGATGCGAGCGGTGAAGTTGATGGTTCACGAAGATGGCGTGCGGAGCTTGTTGGGCGGCTTAGGGTTGCGTATTACCAGGAAAGCGCTAAGTTCAGCACTTGCTTGGACCGTGTATGAGGAGCTGATTCTTCGTGCCGAGAAGCACTGGGCAACAAGAGACTAA
- a CDS encoding alkaline phytoceramidase, whose protein sequence is MPEWPAIPFFPYPPSKAGYWSPVTSTLNWCEEDYYATIYSAEIVNALTNLLFMWLGIKGLRSCRRNGHDSIFEVAYYGYLLVGMGSFLFHSTLKYPMQLVDELSMIYTTCLMCYASFSYSRPTSVRVFLAIALTSLAVFITLYYHYLQDPVFHQNAYAILTIVVVLRSMYTMEVTLRPKWRHTTEEDRLAREKQGLPIPSKEHQHYENVRDVKILKTMWFMVIYGLSMFLGGFFIWNLDNHFCTKIRGWRRVVGLPWGMLLEGHGWWHVMTGIGAYLYIIWGIWLRHCLNNRQEEYYLWWPHFWNFPEIIRIGSKDKGENGVAKKSN, encoded by the exons ATGCCTGAGTGGCCTGccattcccttctttccatATCCGCCTTCCAAGGCTGGCTACTGGAGTCCCGTTACGTCGACCTTGAATTGGTGCGAAGAG GATTACTATGCGACCATCTACTCCGCCGAAATTGTCAACGCTTTGACAAATCTTCTGTTTATGTGGCTTGGAATTAAAGGGCTACGCAGCTGTAGGCGCAATGGACATGATTCGATCTTTGAAGTGGCATACTATGGCTATCTCCTAGTTGGAATGGGGAGTTTCCTGTTCCATTCGACACTGAAAT ATCCCATGCAACTTGTCGACGAGCTTTCCATGATCTACACCACTTGTTTGATGTGCTATGCGTCCTTTTCTTACTCGAGACCGACAAGCGTCCGTGTCTTCCTAGCCATTGCGCTGACCAGTCTGGCCGTCTTCATCACCCTCTATTACCACTACCTTCAGGACCCTGTCTTCCACCAGAATGCATATGCTATCCTGACCATTGTCGTCGTCCTGCGGAGTATGTACACCATGGAAGTAACCCTTCGCCCTAAATGGCGACACACTACCGAGGAGGACCGGCTAGCGCGCGAGAAACAGGGTCTGCCCATTCCTTCGAAGGAGCATCAACATTACGAGAATGTACGAGATGTCAAGATTCTGAAGACTATGTGGTTCATGGTTATTTATGGGCTGAGCATGTTCCTCGGCGGCTTCTTTATCTGGAACTTGGATAACCACTTTTGCACTAAGATCCGCGGATGGCGCCGGGTAGTGGGGCTTCCGTGGGGTATGCTCCTTGAAGGTCATGGCTGGTG GCATGTTATGACGGGTATTGGTGCGTACCTCTATATAATTTGGGGCATTTGGCTGCGCCACTGTTTGAACAACCGTCAAGAGGAATATTACCTGTGGTGGCCGCATTTCTGGAACTTTCCGGAGATCATCCGTATTGGCTCCAAAGACAAGGGCGAAAATGGTGTGGCCAAGAAATCAAATTAA
- a CDS encoding toxin biosynthesis protein: MSSPTHSGPFRIVDHLVECQHIREYPGATANEQEDELYLAVKQYIPLDNPNPQPGDVTILATHANGFPKELYEPLWEELHARSKANGFRIRSIWIADVAHQGQSYVTNEDVLGNDPSWFDHPRDLLHLVNVKRKEMPRPIVGIGHSFGGAHLAKLCLMHPRLIHTLVLLDPVIQRQTTQLDPLSADKRKLAMAKTTQLSTYRRDIWPSRKAAAEGFSRSPFYQAWDSRVLDRWIKYGLRELPTAIHQLPSEASKDGEQPVTLTTPLHQEVFTFSRPNYDGPPGKDVPVDRVTHPDLDPNHLGSFPFYRPEPSRIFAEIPHLRPSVMYIFGGKSDMCLPEMMADKMANTGVGLGGSGGAAAGRVRDVYLKEYGHLLAQEAPTECAEAASKWLGQELRRWREEDQSFREQWSRKSKVEKITIDPRWKEHVPAPVRNKRGPSKPKL; encoded by the exons ATGTCTTCACCTACACATTCCGGGCCTTTTCGCATCGTCGACCATTTGGTCGAATGCCAGCATATTCGGGAATATCCCGGGGCTACGGCTAACGAACAGGAAGATGAATTATATTTGGCTGTCAAGCAGTATATTCCCCTAGATAACCCTAATCCTCAGCCAGGTGATGTCACTATCCTTGCGACCCATGCGAATGGTTTTCCCAAG GAACTCTATGAACCACTCTGGGAAGAACTACATGCTCGGTCCAAAGCCAATGGCTTCCGCATCCGAAGTATCTGGATAGCCGACGTTGCGCATCAAGGGCAAAGCTATGTAACCAACGAGGATGTCTTGGGCAATGACC CTAGTTGGTTCGATCATCCCAGGGACCTCCTTCACCTCGTCAACGTAAAGCGCAAGGAGATGCCTCGTCCGATCGTCGGAATCGGCCATAGCTTTGGCGGCGCACATCT TGCCAAATTATGTCTGATGCATCCTCGACTCATCCATACACTTGTCCTACTTGACCCTGTTATCCAGAGACAAACAACACAACTAGATCCCCTATCGGCCGACAAGCGAAAACTTGCCATGGCCAAAACTACCCAACTATCAACCTATCGACGGGATATCTGGCCTTCGCGCAAGGCCGCTGCGGAGGGTTTCAGTCGAAGTCCGTTCTACCAAGCCTGGGATTCCCGCGTCCTTGATCGCTGGATTAAGTACGGCCTGCGTGAACTTCCCACAGCTATTCACCAACTTCCCAGCGAAGCATCTAAGGACGGTGAACAACCCGTCACCCTAACGACACCCCTTCACCAAGAAGTATTTACCTTCTCACGCCCCAATTACGATGGGCCTCCGGGCAAAGATGTACCGGTGGATCGGGTAACACATCCCGACCTCGACCCCAATCACCTGGGATCTTTCCCCTTCTACCGTCCTGAGCCATCACGCATATTCGCAGAGATCCCACACCTCCGACCTAGTGTCATGTACATATTTGGCGGCAAATCGGATATGTGTCTTCCCGAGATGATGGCCGACAAGATGGCCAACACTGGTGTAGGCTTAGGTGGCAGCGGTGGGGCAGCGGCTGGTCGAGTTCGCGACGTCTATCTCAAAGAGTACGGACATCTCCTTGCTCAGGAAGCACCGACTGAGTGTGCCGAAGCAGCTAGCAAGTGGCTGGGTCAGGAACTGCGGCGGTGGCGAGAGGAAGACCAGAGTTTCCGTGAGCAGTGGAGTCGAAAGTCGAAAGTCGAAAAAATAACGATTGATCCGCGCTGGAAGGAGCATGTCCCCGCCCCCGTGAGGAATAAGAGGGGACCTTCCAAGCCGAAACTGTGA